From the Plasmodium malariae genome assembly, chromosome: 2 genome, one window contains:
- the PmUG01_02024100 gene encoding mRNA (N6-adenosine)-methyltransferase, putative, whose translation MSLAREKYLKRKRELLENINIIDNNIGEKKEAILEKEKREKIKNEENNTYERKHDEANKFMSQKDSNKLKEDRKIEKEGKRVKKSGYDNINNNSNNNYNNNDNYNSNNNNKNNSSSSYNQLNYKKDYWHYDQYGNRDDHDEHMKRGKKDFEKILSNSKKDRNNNNEEETISTNSNVPVHDLPNINNPNKNVGKNYSNINKNANSSSSIGCSMATQDIDRNKNSDRKKNNSWVNNSSTTNNNNMYEILTDLNNIDICNSAILLIYTCKLLLHMCGKENENQNVTNTSLTSVEILREIKNRNRKNVKLLKINILNNILIYLSYKNTVRGEDKTIINSNELNQEKLDNTFEKHKEIKLEDTCIDIENVGINIIIKVIYIKNIKHLLLRYIHQFTNNNYKNVGEATNLSNAKSGDKVKNEGKKMVGIRTPNEYKNNSNLMEGGNNNTYNSVLQENEKVNNTNCSGEYDTKYKEENRNSNNNNSSNNKISYLENLLNEPTAKEKKIKQEKTSILSIIEAPTVIEEMRIKKFQKKDDSVKIICPYLTKKNCQKHSTECNKVHFKKIISEHTDVSLGDCSYLDTCRHIETCKFVHYAVDKDDQVVRNQENVNENKVDIYNVNDNTYGPQWIRCDLRNFDLSIFNQYVSVVMADPPWDIHMDLPYGTMTDNEMKRLPVQLIQDEGMIFLWVTGRAMELARECLQIWGYTRVEEILWVKTNHLQRIIRTGRTGHWLNHSKEHCLVGIKGHPVINRNIDCNVIVSEVRETSRKPDEIYSLIERLCPQNLKIELFGRPHNVRNNWITLGNQLNGVVLHHPQIKERYNKIASQFNMPLCED comes from the exons gggaaaaaaaagaagcaattttggaaaaagaaaaacgagaaaaaataaaaaatgaagagaatAATACGTATGAACGAAAACATGATGAAgcaaataaatttatgtcACAGAAAGACtctaataaattaaaagaagatagaaaaatagaaaaagaaggaaaacgTGTCAAAAAAAGTGGTTACgataacattaataataacagtaataacaattataataataatgacaattataatagtaataataataataaaaataacagtaGTAGCAGCTACAACCAgttgaattataaaaaggatTATTGGCACTATGACCAGTATGGGAACAGAGATGATCATGATGAACATATGAAAAGGGGGAAGAAGGATTTTGAAAAAATCTTAAGTAACAGTAAAAAGGAtcgtaataataacaatgaaGAAGAAACGATTTCCACTAATTCCAACGTACCTGTACATGATTTGCCCAATATAAATAATCCTAATAAAAACGTTGGAAAAAActattcaaatataaataaaaatgcaaataGTTCATCTTCTATTGGTTGCTCCATGGCTACCCAAGATATAGAccgaaataaaaatagtgatagaaaaaaaaacaattcttGGGTGAATAATTCATCtactactaataataataacatgtACGAAATTCTAACAGATTTAAAcaatatagatatatgtaatagtgcaattttattaatatatacatgcaaatTACTACTACATATGTGTGgtaaagaaaatgaaaaccAAAATGTCACTAATACATCGTTAACTTCGGTAGAAATTCTACgagaaattaaaaacagaaatcggaaaaatgtaaaattgttgaaaataaatattttgaataacatattgatatatttgtCGTATAAAAATACCGTAAGAGGAGAAGACAAAACTATCATAAATAGTAATGAGTTAAATCAGGAAAAATTAGATAACACATTTGAAAAAcataaagaaattaaattaGAAGATACTTGCATAGATATAGAAAATGTaggtattaatataataataaaagttatttatataaaaaacattaaacatttattacttagatatatacatcaatttactaataataattacaaaaatgttGGTGAAGCAACTAATTTAAGTAATGCAAAAAGTGGTGATAAGGTCAAAAATGAGGGGAAAAAAATGGTTGGTATAAGAACCccaaatgaatataaaaataatagtaacttGATGGAAGGTggcaataataatacatataactCCGTGCTtcaagaaaatgaaaaa gtaaataatacaaattgcTCTGGGGAATACGACACCAAATATAAAGAAGAGAACAggaatagtaataataataatagtagtaataacaagataagttatttagaaaatttattaaacgAACCAACagcaaaggaaaaaaaaataaaacaagaaAAGACTAGTATACTTTCCATTATTGAGGCGCCAACTGTAATTGAAGAAATGCGAATTaagaaatttcaaaaaaaagatgattctgtaaaaattatatgtccATATTTgacgaaaaaaaattgtcaaAAGCATAGTACAGAATGTAACAAAGTACActttaagaaaattatatctgAGCATACAGACGTATCACTAGGCGATTGCTCATATTTAGATACTTGTAGACATATAGAAACATGTAAGTTCGTTCATTATGCAGTCGATAAAGACGATCAAGTAGTTAGAAATCaagaaaatgtaaatgaaaataaagtgGATATATATAACGTAAATGATAATACGTATGGACCCCAGTGGATAAGATGTGACTTAAGAAATTTTGATTTGAGTATATTTAATCAGTATGTTAGTGTTGTAATGGCAGATCCACCTTGGGATATACATATGGATTTGCCTTATGGTACCATGACAGATAATGAAATGAAGCGATTACCGGTACAGTTAATACAAGATGAAGGTATGATCTTCTTATGGGTAACAGGAAGAGCTATGGAACTAGCACGAGAATGTTTACAAATATGGGGATATACAAGAGTAGAAGAAATTTTGTGGGTTAAAACAAACCATTTACAACGAATTATAAGAACAGGTAGAACAGGCCACTGGTTGAATCACTCAAAAGAACATTGTTTAGTTGGTATTAAAGGACATCCAGttattaatagaaatattgATTGTAATGTTATTGTATCAGAGGTAAGAGAAACGTCGAGGAAACCAgatgaaatatattcattGATAGAAAGATTATGTCctcaaaatttaaaaatcgAACTTTTTGGAAGACCTCATAATGTTAGAAATAACTGGATTACTTTAGGAAATCAATTAAATGGTGTTGTTTTACATCATCCGCAGATAAAGGAACGGTATAACAAAATCGCATCACAATTTAATATGCCCTTATGCGaggattaa
- the PmUG01_02024200 gene encoding conserved Plasmodium protein, unknown function — protein sequence MRKIWTPIRRPEDQKEIKNNYDDEKKENFEKSLPKDFIENNRNNRIPYFEIKESTLVEQKEKKEVQKILALELRDKCRAEIDEYVECSVGRLWTILKCKDLMIKMRKCLEKYENLEYVKFRENQIIEERKKNGTSLYRSNERARYNRFIYTDNERGWIPEKRY from the exons atgagaaaaatatgGACCCCAATAAGAAGACCAGAAGatcaaaaagaaataaagaataattatgatgatgagaaaaaagaaaattttgaaaagtCGTTACCAAAAGattttatagaaaataacAGGAACAATAGAATTCCATACTTTGAAATAAAGGAATCTACAC TGGTGGaacaaaaggaaaagaaagaagttcaaaaaatattagccTTAGAATTAAGAGATAAATGCAg GGCAGAAATTGATGAATATGTGGAATGTTCTGTAGGAAGACTATGGACAATCTTAAAGTGCAAGGATTTAATGATTAAAATGAGAAAATGCTTAGAAAAATACGAAAACCTtgaa TATGTGAAATTTAGGGAAAATCAAATAATTgaagaaagaaagaagaaTGGAACTAGCCTATACAGATCTAATGAGAGAGCAAGATATAAcagatttatatatac AGATAATGAGAGAGGATGGATTCCAGAAAAGAGGTATTGA
- the PmUG01_02024300 gene encoding conserved Plasmodium protein, unknown function: MANIQNEKNETTAIFSTKEEDLFQIYKNRNTTEGHKRKQKIKCLNVLISSFLSGKNDVCTDYRPCKLDDNIVSYKEGHKVVSNDEDPNVPPNTAVGTCVDKGAYPFSINNHNDVLIFSKKNIDNDCFHLKKIQRECNKIYDNLKFYKVQNHDIHKFRPEEVDTDIIKLKHDLDFLEYNDYDIFGDKDSEKVALRLVQEKCKKIVQGLNFNCDSVDIREVIDILNVITTPDFDERLDKYKYLKLFINKYHYVYPYEDIAGLRKIRKYVKKVYMNKGKFYINENDISNMYLKTNLENIIKNEYFINNMLNLHIDNGKFWIQLVHNIWIPLIIENFNSTHNSFYSYLMNYENDAAVLDQYTFSRNNGKFYKFSHYIFTGILFCGVPSIYRLLMRLHVYKYIEIRINMILENNYNNIYNEVVISSLNYNIDIIRSLFPFFKEFINIDIEQIANNFLESPFFNIVISSLKKENIEKVTVNQKYLNFINSFFLMITEFLYGIPNKKCIEKINENKIKLFYMFDEIFYGDMNILIGRDILLFIADLLCLYKLSSIYIKKKYCEIILNATNTIKNIYYNKGLLIDEKTWKQVYVIAVKINHFIDCALQRKQTINDNIMLQELTLINRYYFNNLKQENSLGEFYFLKNINYGIYCWNSVCNKFTNIHSFEYNQNNFEYCHGCYIATYCSEQCRLTHLLSSHHNVCVYFKTIPSFLKFNTFNVDYNYHDMRYLNIFQHIDTFDKKNEKYKIIY, from the exons ATGGCtaatatacaaaatgaaaaaaatgaaacaacaGCAATTTTCAGTACAAAGGAGGAAGATTTATTTCAGATATACAAAAATCGTAACACAACTGAAGGccataaaagaaaacaaaaaataaaatgtttaaatgtGCTAATTAGCTCTTTTCTGAGTGGCAAAAATGATGTTTGCACAGATTACAGGCCGTGTAAACTGGATGATAATATAGTATCATATAAGGAAGGACATAAGGTAGTATCAAATGACGAGGATCCGAATGTTCCTCCAAATACAGCAGTGGGGACATGTGTTGACAAAGGTGCATATCCATTTAGCATAAATAACCATAACGATgttctaattttttcaaagaaaaatatagacAATGATTGTTtccatttgaaaaaaatacaaagggaatgcaataaaatatatgataatttaaaattttacaaagtACAAAATCAcgatatacataaatttcgACCAGAAGAGGTAGATAcggatataataaaattaaagcaCGATTTAGATTTTCTTGAATATAACGATTATGATATTTTTGGTGATAAGGATTCAGAAAAAGTTGCTTTACGATTAGTTCAAGAAAAATGTAAGAAAATTGTTCAAGGATTAAATTTTAACTGTGATTCAGTTGATATACGTGAAGTAATCGacattttaaatgtaattacAACTCCAGATTTCGATGAAAGACTAGataagtataaatatttgaaactatttattaataaatatcatTATGTGTATCCATACGAAGACATTGCAGGATTAAGAAAAATTcgaaaatatgttaaaaaagtatatatgaacaaaggaaaattttatataaatgaaaacgaCATttcaaatatgtatttaaaaactaatttagaaaatattataaaaaatgaatattttataaataatatgttaaatttGCACATAGATAATGGAAAATTCTGGATACAGcttgttcataatatatgGATTCCCCtaattatagaaaattttaattctacacataattcattttattcttatttaatgaattatGAGAATGATGCCGCAGTTCTTGATCAGTACACATTTTCTAGGAATAACGGAAAATTTTACAAGTTTTCCCATTATATTTTCAcag GCATATTATTCTGCGGAGTTCCAAGCATTTACAGACTTCTAATGAGGTTACATGTGTACAAATACATTGAGATTCGAATTAACATGatattagaaaataattataataatatatacaatgaaGTAGTTATATCGAGTTTAAATTAcaatatagatataattaGAAGTctatttcccttttttaaggaatttataaatatagacATAGAACAAATagctaataattttttggagtctcctttttttaatatagtcATTTCTTccttaaaaaaagagaatattGAAAAAGTTACAGTAAATCAAAAGtacttaaattttattaactctttttttcttatgataacagaatttttatatggaataccaaataaaaaatgcatcgaaaaaataaatgaaaataaaataaaattattttatatgtttgaCGAAATTTTCTATGGcgatatgaatatattaattggtagagatattttactatttataGCTGATTTGTTATGTTTATACAAATTAagttctatatatataaaaaaaaaatattgtgaAATCATCTTAAATGCAACAaatactattaaaaatatatactataataAAGGGTTATTAATAGATGAAAAGACATGGAAACAAGTTTATGTAATTGCTGTAAAAATTAACCATTTCATTGACTGTGCTTTACAAAGAAAACAAACGATAAACGATAATATCATGTTGCAAGAATTAACTTTGATTAATaggtattattttaataatttaaaacaagAAAATTCTTTAGGagaattttactttttgaaaaatataaattacggTATTTATTGCTGGAATTCTGTGTGCAATAAATTCACCAACATACATTCATTTGAGTataatcaaaataattttgagtATTGTCATGGTTGTTATATTGCTACGTATTGTTCAGAACAGTGTAGATTAACACATTTACTTTCTTCTCATCACAATGTATGCGTTTACTTTAAAACTATTCCCTCCTTCTTGAAATTTAACACTTTTAATGTtgattataattatcatGATATGAGATATTTAAACATCTTCCAACACATTGATACATTCGACaagaaaaatgagaaatataaaattatctattga
- the PmUG01_02024400 gene encoding dynein light chain, putative, giving the protein MEEPKCDILYEHMNYEKKMKLINVAKEIYNNINNNKINSWRGASIALRDKIKETLDFNEKGWHIIVGYKFGFFCTHEIFNALHFKLDHVEFLIFKHG; this is encoded by the coding sequence ATGGAGGAACCCAAAtgtgatatattatatgagcACATGaactatgaaaaaaaaatgaaactaaTAAATGTAGCAAAGGAAATATacaataacataaataataataaaattaattcttGGAGAGGTGCATCAATAGCCTTAcgagataaaataaaagaaactttggattttaatgaaaaaggatGGCATATAATTGTTGGATATAAGTTTGGATTTTTTTGTACccatgaaatatttaatgctttacattttaaattagaTCATGTCgagtttttaattttcaagCATGGTTAA